A genomic stretch from Thermodesulfobacteriota bacterium includes:
- a CDS encoding malic enzyme-like NAD(P)-binding protein, protein MTLRVMILDKPGYFGKFASAIGNVGASLADIKLVQFGNEYNTRDVTIFADNEAQFRKVQEELGKVEGVIVSEVIDPVLELHRGGKIGVRSRVKLDSISTVRKIYTPGVAKVCKLIEADPALAHRYTSIYNTVAIVTNGTAILGLGDIGPVAGMPVMEGKAALFESLVGVNGVPILLRSKDPEEIVRTVAAIAPTFGAVQIEDIKAPECFLVEDRLSSMLEIPVLHDDQHGTSVVVLAVLFNIADQVGVKVKDDAIGLIGLGAAGIGIAKLLKAYGVRKLLGNDINPGALEIFAKQGGKGGSLEEVMSGSDIVIATTGKAGLIRKEMVRKGQVILALSNPNPEITVDDARGAGASFAMDGRSVNNALAFPGVFRGALDARATRINNRMLYAAAKAIKSCTPKGELLPSILDRDMHAAVADAVRRVAFETGVAAPRTEETEEP, encoded by the coding sequence ATGACTCTCCGGGTCATGATCCTCGATAAGCCCGGGTATTTCGGCAAGTTCGCCTCCGCGATCGGCAACGTGGGGGCCTCCCTCGCGGACATCAAGCTCGTCCAGTTCGGCAACGAATACAACACCCGCGACGTCACGATCTTCGCCGACAACGAGGCGCAGTTCCGAAAGGTTCAGGAGGAGCTGGGGAAGGTCGAAGGCGTCATCGTCTCGGAAGTCATCGACCCCGTGCTCGAGCTGCACCGCGGCGGCAAGATCGGCGTCCGCTCGCGGGTGAAGCTCGACAGCATCTCCACCGTCCGCAAGATCTACACGCCGGGGGTGGCCAAGGTCTGCAAGCTCATCGAGGCCGACCCCGCCCTGGCGCACAGGTACACCTCCATCTACAACACCGTGGCGATCGTCACGAACGGCACGGCGATCTTAGGCCTGGGGGACATCGGCCCCGTCGCGGGCATGCCGGTGATGGAAGGGAAGGCGGCGCTCTTCGAGTCGCTGGTGGGGGTCAACGGCGTCCCGATCCTCCTCCGCTCGAAGGACCCCGAGGAGATCGTCCGCACCGTCGCGGCGATCGCGCCCACCTTCGGGGCGGTCCAGATCGAGGACATCAAGGCGCCCGAATGCTTCCTGGTGGAAGACCGCCTCTCCTCGATGCTCGAGATCCCCGTCCTCCACGACGACCAGCACGGCACCTCCGTCGTCGTCCTCGCGGTGCTGTTCAACATCGCGGACCAGGTCGGGGTGAAGGTGAAGGACGACGCGATCGGCCTCATCGGCCTGGGCGCCGCCGGCATCGGGATCGCCAAGCTGCTGAAGGCCTACGGCGTGCGGAAGCTGCTGGGGAACGACATCAATCCCGGAGCGCTGGAGATCTTCGCGAAACAGGGCGGCAAGGGCGGCTCGCTCGAGGAGGTCATGTCCGGCTCCGACATCGTCATCGCCACGACGGGCAAGGCCGGGCTCATCAGGAAGGAAATGGTCCGCAAGGGGCAGGTGATCCTCGCCCTGTCCAATCCCAATCCCGAGATCACGGTCGACGACGCGCGCGGCGCGGGGGCTTCCTTCGCCATGGACGGCCGCAGCGTCAACAACGCGCTGGCGTTCCCCGGCGTGTTCCGCGGCGCGCTCGATGCGAGGGCCACCCGGATCAACAACCGGATGCTGTACGCGGCCGCGAAGGCCATCAAGTCATGCACCCCCAAGGGGGAGCTGCTCCCCTCCATCCTCGACCGCGACATGCACGCCGCCGTGGCGGACGCGGTCCGGCGCGTCGCCTTCGAGACCGGAGTCGCCGCGCCCCGCACGGAAGAGACCGAAGAGCCGTAA
- the plsY gene encoding glycerol-3-phosphate 1-O-acyltransferase PlsY, which translates to MDPSVIRGILLAIVAYLLGSVPFGLVVARFFDRGVDIRKTGSGNIGATNVARAVGKGAGALTLLLDAGKAVLALALVQFAMGESAHGWLALAGGAVFLGHIFPVWLRFKGGKGVATALGVVAFLSPVTVFVLLVLFGAVVYFTRYVSLGSLCAAVGLPVTMAVLEGPRSYLNLSLLIAFLVFYTHRQNIHRLLAGEEPKFGVPKK; encoded by the coding sequence ATGGACCCGTCGGTGATCCGCGGAATCCTCCTGGCGATCGTCGCGTACCTCCTCGGGTCCGTCCCGTTCGGCCTGGTCGTGGCCCGGTTCTTCGACCGGGGGGTCGACATCCGGAAGACCGGCTCGGGCAACATCGGGGCGACGAACGTGGCGCGCGCCGTCGGCAAGGGCGCGGGCGCCCTGACGCTTTTGCTCGACGCGGGCAAGGCCGTGCTCGCCCTCGCGCTGGTGCAGTTCGCGATGGGGGAATCCGCCCATGGCTGGCTCGCCCTCGCGGGGGGGGCCGTCTTCCTCGGGCACATCTTCCCGGTCTGGCTGCGCTTCAAGGGAGGGAAAGGGGTGGCGACCGCGCTGGGGGTCGTGGCGTTCCTCTCCCCCGTGACGGTGTTCGTGCTGCTGGTCCTTTTCGGAGCGGTGGTCTACTTCACGCGGTACGTGTCGCTCGGCTCGCTCTGCGCCGCCGTCGGGCTCCCGGTCACGATGGCGGTCCTCGAAGGGCCGCGTTCCTACCTGAACCTGTCGCTGCTGATCGCGTTCCTGGTGTTCTACACCCACCGGCAGAACATCCACCGCCTCCTCGCAGGAGAGGAGCCGAAGTTCGGAGTGCCTAAGAAATAG
- a CDS encoding P-II family nitrogen regulator, whose amino-acid sequence MKKIEAIIKPFKLDEVKESLNDIGIQGMTVTEVKGFGRQKGHTELYRGAEYVVDFLPKIKIEIIVPDDLVAQVVEVVEKTARTGRIGDGKIFVMNVEEVVRIRTGERGHDAF is encoded by the coding sequence ATGAAAAAGATCGAGGCCATCATCAAGCCGTTCAAGCTCGACGAGGTGAAGGAATCCCTCAACGACATCGGCATCCAGGGGATGACGGTGACGGAGGTCAAGGGGTTCGGCCGCCAGAAGGGGCACACCGAGCTGTACCGCGGCGCCGAGTACGTCGTGGATTTTCTTCCGAAGATCAAGATCGAGATCATCGTCCCCGACGACCTCGTCGCGCAGGTGGTTGAGGTCGTGGAGAAGACGGCCCGCACCGGGCGCATCGGGGACGGGAAGATCTTCGTCATGAACGTCGAGGAGGTCGTCCGGATCCGCACGGGGGAGCGCGGCCACGACGCCTTCTGA